The Patescibacteria group bacterium genomic sequence AAAGATGATTTTGAGGCTTTTCTTTTTAAGATTAATGAAAAGAATATACCCAATCCGGGAATCCTGTCGGCAGAGCAGGCAAAAACAATTGTTTCTGAATTAGAAAAAGCCGAGTTTTCAGTTTTTGATTTGATAAAAAAACAGACCAGCCGGTCGCCTTCGCCGCCGTTTACCACCAGTACGCTTCAGCAGGATGCTTGGCAAAAACTGCGCTATTCTTCAAAGCAAACAATGATGATTGCCCAACAGCTTTACGAACAGGGTTTGATTACTTATATGAGAACTGATTCAGTCAATCTCTCTCAACAATCAATCAATGCGGCGAGAAAGTTGATTCAAGATCAGTTTGGTAAAAATTATCTGCCGGAAAAACCAAATTTTTATAAAGCCAAAAGCAAGTTAGCCCAAGAAGCCCATGAAGCAATTCGGCCGACTAATCCGTTTCTGCTGCCGGAAGAGCTTAAGCAAAGCCATGATTCTAAGCAGGCAAAACTTTATCAGTTAATCTGGAGCCGATTTATTGCCTGTCAGATGGGAAAAGCCAAAATTGCCCAGCAAACCGTGATTGTCTTAGCAAGATACCAAGATCAAAGTTATTTTCTCAAAACCACTGGCCAGCAGATTATTTTTGACGGGTTTTTAAAAGTGGCTAACTCTAGTGCTAAAGAAGTGTTTTTGCCCGAACTTAAAAAGGAGGAGGTTTTAGAGCTTAAAAAAATTCTTTCAGAAGAAAAATTTACCCAGCCGCCAGCCAGATATAATGACGCTTCTTTGGTTAAGATGCTTGAACAGCTGGGTATTGGCCGGCCCTCAACTTACTCCTCTATTATCAGCACTTTGCTTTTAAGAAATTATGTCCAGCGGACCGAAACTCGGTCTTTGCAAGCAACCAGCTTGGGAATTTTGGTCACTGAATTGCTGGTTAATCATTTTCAAGAAGTGGTTGATTATAAGTTTACTGCCCGGATTGAGGATGATTTGGATGAAATTGCCAATAAAGGCAGTGATTGGCGGAAGCTGGTTAAGAATTTTTACGGGTCGTTCCACGAAAATCTTTTAAAAAAGGAAAAAGAAGTTTCCCGACAGGAAGCAACTGAACGGCCGTCTGACGAAGTTTGTGACAAATGCGGCGCGCCAATGGTGGTTAAGTACGGTCGATACGGCGAGTTTCTTGGCTGTTCGCGCTACCCCGATTGTTCTAATATCAAAAAACTGCCCAAGCAGAATCAAGAGTTGGATATTTTGTGTCCTGAATGCGGCAAAGAGCACGGCGGCAAAGTGGTGATCCGCAGGACTAAAGCGAAAAAGCGAGTTTTTTACGGCTGTTCCAGATGGCCGGAGTGTAATTTTATGAGCTGGAAAAAACCCGTAAACGAATAAACAATTTTTAAACCGGGAAAAAGTTATTTTCTTGAATTTGAGAATCAGGCGGCGTGGGCGGTTGGGGGATTGGAATTGACTCCGGTTGATTGGCTGATTCCAGAGATTGATAATTTGCTCCTGCTGGTTTAAAAAAATCAGCCCCTGTTTCAAAGCTAGGTTTTGTTTGATTGGCTTCGTTTCTCTTGTTGGTCTGCAATTCGGTTATCTCCGGCGCGCCAGCTTCGCTGCCAATGATTTTTTCAATAATGTTTTCCAGCTCTTCTTGGGAATTAAAGTTAATCGCAATCATGCCTTTGCGCCCTTTTTTCTTTAAGATTACTCTGGTTTTTAAAGTTTCTTCGAGCAGACTCTCTAATTCTTCCAACTCCGGGTCAAAATTAGGAATAATCTGTTCATAACTGCCAGCAGAATATTGGGCTTGTTTTTTAAGTTGTTTGGCTGATTCCTCGGCTTGCCTGACAGTCAGGTTATAAGAAATAATCCGGCCCAAAAGCGCTTTTTGCTGTTCAGGCAAATTTAAGCTTAAAATTATTCTGGCATGGCCTTCAGAAACCTTTCCGTTTTCCAAGGCCCTTTGAATTTCTTGGGGAAGCTGAAGCAGTCTTAGGGTGTTGGCAACAAACTCCCGCGATTTACCAACCCGAAAAGCAATCTCTCTTTGGGAAAGTTTAAATTTATCAGCCAGTTCGGCAAATGCTTTGGCGCGCTCAATGCTGTTAATGTCTTCGCGCTGGAGATTTTCGATTAAAGCAATCTCAAGCTTTTCCCGATCAGCAATGTTCTCTTTGATGATAACCGGAACCGTGTTTAAGCCAACTAATTTTGCCGCCCGCAATCGGCGCTCTCCAGCCAAAAGCTGATATTCAACCTCTGTTCCTGATTCAGTGTATTTTTCTGCCCGGACTGCCAAAAGCGGCTCTAAAATTCCGTACTCTTTGATTGAGTTAGCCAATTCTTCTAAATTATTCGGGTCAAACTCTCGGCGCGGTTGGAACGGATTGGGTTTGATTTTTTCTGTCTCAATGTAAAAAATAGATTGCGCTTCCATAGTTAATATCATAAAACAATCTTGTGCCTTTGA encodes the following:
- a CDS encoding ParB/RepB/Spo0J family partition protein, whose amino-acid sequence is MEAQSIFYIETEKIKPNPFQPRREFDPNNLEELANSIKEYGILEPLLAVRAEKYTESGTEVEYQLLAGERRLRAAKLVGLNTVPVIIKENIADREKLEIALIENLQREDINSIERAKAFAELADKFKLSQREIAFRVGKSREFVANTLRLLQLPQEIQRALENGKVSEGHARIILSLNLPEQQKALLGRIISYNLTVRQAEESAKQLKKQAQYSAGSYEQIIPNFDPELEELESLLEETLKTRVILKKKGRKGMIAINFNSQEELENIIEKIIGSEAGAPEITELQTNKRNEANQTKPSFETGADFFKPAGANYQSLESANQPESIPIPQPPTPPDSQIQENNFFPV
- the topA gene encoding type I DNA topoisomerase, with product MDLVIVESPTKSKTISKFLGKDYQVESSYGHVRDLPKSKLGVDLANNFEPEYVISPKAKQNLKKLNQLAKKADSIILATDEDREGEAIAWHLAEALGLGISNSSARSGSAFGGQFPISKQKLKSQFPKIQRIVFHEITRPAIEQALENPREINLDLVNAQQARRVLDRLVGYELSPFLWKKIKYGLSAGRVQSAALRLLVEKEKEIQEFKPVQYFPIRALVSKLKSKDDFEAFLFKINEKNIPNPGILSAEQAKTIVSELEKAEFSVFDLIKKQTSRSPSPPFTTSTLQQDAWQKLRYSSKQTMMIAQQLYEQGLITYMRTDSVNLSQQSINAARKLIQDQFGKNYLPEKPNFYKAKSKLAQEAHEAIRPTNPFLLPEELKQSHDSKQAKLYQLIWSRFIACQMGKAKIAQQTVIVLARYQDQSYFLKTTGQQIIFDGFLKVANSSAKEVFLPELKKEEVLELKKILSEEKFTQPPARYNDASLVKMLEQLGIGRPSTYSSIISTLLLRNYVQRTETRSLQATSLGILVTELLVNHFQEVVDYKFTARIEDDLDEIANKGSDWRKLVKNFYGSFHENLLKKEKEVSRQEATERPSDEVCDKCGAPMVVKYGRYGEFLGCSRYPDCSNIKKLPKQNQELDILCPECGKEHGGKVVIRRTKAKKRVFYGCSRWPECNFMSWKKPVNE